A DNA window from Mucilaginibacter xinganensis contains the following coding sequences:
- a CDS encoding TolC family protein: MFKRFVLIIILLQAGFFIATKAQAQSAASDTLKLSIKQAEDLFLKNNLQLIIQRYNIDNANAQVITARLFPNPDFNFSNGIHSNDVTDGPAYKDHSMGISQLFTTAGKRNKNIQLAKISVEQSKYQFFDLLRTLKFTLRNDFYTIYFQQQSASVYNQEITSLSKALTVFKAQYAKGNIAQKEVLRIQSQLYTLQAEYNNLQTGIDTVQSELKLLIKTPVATVIQPQADNEFEGKAIVASVPYQTMLDSAYVNRYDLKLAKSAVDYNNVNLQLQKATAVPDFSLSLNYDRLGSYGTNFLGAGIGFSLPFFNRNQGGIKQARIAIDQSKVQLQSQQDHVESDVASNYKSALRLENLYNSFDPAFKSDFNHLIQEVFKNYEKRNISLLEFLDFYDSYKTNTLQLNTLQLNRVTSLEQLNYVTGTPFFNK, translated from the coding sequence ATGTTCAAGAGGTTTGTTCTTATTATTATATTACTGCAGGCTGGGTTTTTTATCGCAACAAAGGCACAGGCGCAATCTGCCGCCAGTGATACCCTTAAGCTAAGCATTAAGCAGGCTGAAGATTTGTTTTTGAAAAACAACCTGCAGCTCATCATTCAGCGTTATAACATTGATAACGCTAATGCCCAGGTAATTACCGCGCGTTTATTCCCAAATCCTGATTTTAATTTCTCAAACGGTATCCATTCCAACGATGTAACCGACGGGCCGGCCTATAAAGATCATTCTATGGGCATTTCGCAGCTTTTTACTACCGCCGGTAAGCGGAATAAAAACATTCAATTGGCGAAAATTAGCGTAGAGCAGTCAAAATATCAATTCTTTGATTTACTAAGGACATTGAAATTTACGCTGCGGAATGATTTTTACACCATTTACTTCCAGCAGCAATCAGCCAGCGTTTATAACCAGGAGATAACTTCCTTGTCCAAAGCCTTAACAGTTTTTAAAGCGCAATATGCAAAAGGCAACATTGCGCAAAAGGAGGTTTTGCGTATTCAGTCGCAACTATATACCCTGCAGGCCGAGTACAACAATTTGCAAACGGGTATTGATACTGTACAAAGTGAACTTAAGCTTTTAATCAAAACGCCGGTGGCAACTGTTATCCAGCCACAAGCGGACAATGAATTTGAAGGTAAGGCTATAGTAGCATCAGTGCCATACCAAACAATGCTTGATTCGGCTTATGTTAATCGTTACGATCTGAAACTGGCTAAATCGGCTGTTGATTACAATAACGTGAACTTGCAGCTGCAAAAAGCAACGGCTGTTCCCGATTTCTCTCTTTCATTAAATTATGACAGGCTGGGAAGTTATGGCACCAATTTTCTGGGTGCCGGGATTGGGTTTAGCCTGCCATTTTTTAACCGCAACCAGGGCGGCATCAAGCAGGCCAGGATTGCAATTGACCAAAGCAAGGTGCAGTTGCAAAGCCAGCAGGATCACGTTGAAAGTGACGTGGCTTCCAATTACAAAAGCGCACTGCGGCTGGAGAACTTATACAACAGTTTTGACCCTGCTTTTAAAAGCGATTTTAATCACCTGATCCAGGAAGTGTTTAAGAATTACGAGAAACGCAATATCAGTTTGCTTGAGTTTCTTGATTTTTATGATTCATACAAAACTAATACCCTGCAATTAAATACACTTCAGCTTAACCGGGTAACATCACTGGAGCAGCTTAACTATGTTACCGGCACACCATTCTTCAATAAATGA
- a CDS encoding HAMP domain-containing sensor histidine kinase has protein sequence MKIKNRLSLYFTAISAIVLLIVQVVICITFNSLIRSNFYDQLMDRANVAAKLYLEADEISEDSLNRVKEHYLKGLHSEVVRIYDEKNAASFIKDKNQFWSSPIINQVRKNKRVQFDEGQRQTVGIYYNDNQGNFVILVSAIDKPGAKRMQDLIKSMAVLLICVTAGLFLISRWFAKKTLEPLDQVVSQMRLVRAGDLSLRVDEGNGKDEISALAYNFNRLLAHLQNTFELQQTFVVNASHELRTPITSIIGEIEITLNKLRSQPEYEETLKSVLVDAGRLNETISSLLELANADKDYTHPAYKNVAVDELIWELSDYWTEKTGKGMFVVNILQLPDDQEKLQLFANKSLLTIAFNNIIGNAYKFSKNQRVQCDLYADEETIIIKIIDHGVGIMPGELEKVFDSFYRGTNVKNYQGSGVGLYVTAKIIQLFNGSITIDSIPGQTTTFTITFNR, from the coding sequence ATGAAAATAAAGAACCGGCTTTCACTTTATTTTACAGCTATCAGCGCCATTGTGCTGTTGATTGTGCAGGTGGTTATTTGTATCACTTTCAATTCCCTGATCCGGTCGAATTTTTATGATCAGCTTATGGACAGGGCTAATGTCGCCGCCAAATTGTACCTGGAAGCTGATGAAATTTCGGAAGACTCATTAAATCGCGTAAAAGAACATTACCTCAAGGGTTTACATAGCGAAGTAGTTCGTATTTATGATGAAAAAAATGCAGCTTCATTTATAAAGGACAAGAACCAGTTTTGGTCCAGCCCGATCATTAACCAGGTGCGCAAAAACAAAAGGGTGCAGTTTGATGAGGGGCAGCGGCAAACAGTTGGGATTTATTACAACGATAACCAGGGCAACTTTGTGATATTGGTTTCGGCAATTGATAAACCGGGGGCTAAAAGGATGCAGGACCTCATCAAATCAATGGCGGTGTTGCTGATTTGCGTTACTGCCGGCCTTTTTTTAATAAGCCGCTGGTTTGCCAAAAAAACACTGGAGCCTCTTGACCAGGTCGTTAGCCAAATGCGCCTGGTACGTGCAGGTGATTTAAGTTTACGCGTGGATGAAGGGAACGGCAAGGATGAAATAAGTGCACTCGCCTATAACTTTAACAGGCTTTTGGCGCACCTGCAAAATACCTTTGAATTGCAGCAAACTTTTGTGGTAAATGCCTCACATGAACTGCGCACGCCAATTACATCAATAATCGGCGAGATCGAAATTACCCTTAACAAACTGCGTTCTCAGCCTGAATACGAAGAGACACTAAAGTCGGTATTGGTTGATGCCGGGCGTCTTAATGAAACAATCAGCAGCCTGCTCGAATTGGCAAATGCGGATAAGGATTATACGCATCCTGCTTATAAAAATGTAGCTGTTGATGAACTGATATGGGAACTGAGCGATTACTGGACAGAGAAAACCGGAAAGGGGATGTTTGTTGTAAATATTTTGCAGTTGCCTGATGACCAGGAAAAACTACAGCTATTTGCAAACAAATCATTGTTAACCATAGCGTTTAATAACATTATTGGTAATGCCTATAAATTTTCCAAAAACCAACGGGTTCAATGCGATCTCTACGCCGATGAGGAAACCATTATTATAAAGATAATAGACCATGGTGTTGGAATAATGCCCGGCGAACTTGAAAAAGTTTTCGACTCATTTTACCGCGGCACTAATGTAAAAAACTACCAGGGCAGTGGTGTGGGTCTGTATGTAACGGCTAAAATCATCCAGCTATTTAACGGCAGCATCACCATTGATTCTATACCCGGACAAACCACCACTTTTACCATTACGTTTAACAGGTAA
- a CDS encoding response regulator transcription factor, with the protein MANICLVEDEQKVAAFISKGLEEQGYKISLANDGITAKSLLQKASFDLLILDVMLPDINGIELCRQIRFTDTKTPILMLTALDQIQNKVSGLKAGADDYLVKPFHFIELLARIEALLRRQKAGETADHLLVFDDLKLDTWSNVAERDGQQIALTAKEYTLLELFMSHPNKVLSREYIAEQVWKIDFDTGTNFIDVYVNYLRKKIEKGFKGKLIHTVIGMGYILKSDN; encoded by the coding sequence ATGGCCAATATCTGCTTAGTTGAGGACGAACAAAAGGTTGCTGCATTTATCAGCAAGGGGTTGGAAGAACAGGGTTATAAGATCAGCCTTGCCAACGATGGCATCACGGCAAAATCTCTTTTACAAAAAGCCAGCTTTGATCTGCTGATCCTTGATGTTATGCTGCCGGACATAAACGGCATTGAGCTTTGCCGGCAGATTCGTTTTACCGACACCAAAACGCCGATTTTAATGTTAACCGCGCTTGACCAGATCCAAAATAAGGTATCAGGCTTAAAAGCCGGGGCCGACGATTACCTGGTAAAACCGTTCCATTTTATTGAATTGTTAGCCCGGATTGAAGCGCTGCTGCGCCGCCAGAAAGCAGGAGAAACAGCAGATCATTTGCTGGTTTTTGATGATCTTAAACTTGATACATGGAGCAACGTTGCTGAACGCGACGGGCAACAGATAGCGCTCACCGCCAAAGAGTACACCCTGCTTGAGCTATTTATGAGCCACCCCAATAAGGTTTTATCCCGTGAATATATTGCGGAACAGGTATGGAAAATTGATTTTGATACCGGTACAAATTTTATTGATGTGTATGTAAACTATCTGCGAAAAAAAATAGAAAAGGGTTTTAAAGGCAAACTGATCCATACCGTTATTGGCATGGGTTATATATTAAAAAGCGATAACTAA
- a CDS encoding LytR/AlgR family response regulator transcription factor, which yields MNLTCIIIDDEPNAVSLLEILVAQNTKWQLLSKCYDALEAIAFLKENKADFIFLDINMPQLSGMELAGLLSRDTKIIFTTAYSEYAAESYSFQTIDYLLKPITLKRFLEAMQKIEAYFNLHPANQIAIEATGNEYFFVKSGKVLRKILLGEIQYFEGEKEYVRMVTPTEQLLIYRRLKEIEEQLSPPFVRVHNSYIVNCKQIVKIQDNHIYIANKQIPISEKFRDKFMAVISQRIF from the coding sequence ATGAATTTAACCTGTATAATTATTGATGATGAGCCCAACGCAGTAAGCCTGCTTGAGATATTGGTAGCCCAAAACACCAAATGGCAATTGTTATCCAAGTGTTACGATGCGTTAGAAGCTATTGCATTTTTAAAAGAGAATAAGGCCGATTTTATTTTTTTAGACATTAACATGCCGCAATTAAGTGGTATGGAGCTGGCCGGTTTACTTTCAAGGGATACCAAAATTATTTTTACTACAGCCTATTCAGAATACGCGGCCGAAAGCTACTCCTTTCAAACTATTGATTACCTGTTAAAGCCCATTACGCTTAAGCGTTTTTTAGAAGCCATGCAAAAAATAGAAGCTTATTTCAACCTGCATCCGGCTAATCAAATTGCAATTGAGGCAACAGGGAATGAGTATTTCTTCGTAAAATCGGGCAAGGTGCTCAGGAAAATACTGCTTGGAGAAATCCAGTATTTTGAAGGCGAAAAGGAATATGTACGCATGGTGACACCAACTGAACAATTACTTATTTACCGCCGGCTAAAAGAAATTGAGGAGCAGCTTAGCCCGCCTTTTGTAAGGGTACATAACTCCTATATTGTAAACTGCAAACAGATCGTAAAGATCCAGGACAACCATATTTATATCGCCAACAAACAGATTCCCATCAGTGAAAAGTTCAGGGATAAATTTATGGCGGTAATCAGCCAGCGAATTTTTTAA
- a CDS encoding sensor histidine kinase: MKFLKWQASIEQLQWLIWTAVLFIVFFTYLPEDGFYQAGTFAIINVAFYVLLIYGNINFLFPRFYQEGKKVQYLIYVVIFLVGGGMLRGYLIMYMDIHFFAQKPTPMTIQMFIYFIVAGFLTFLLSFVFRIAIAYFALKQQSEKILAQKSQAELNLLKSQVQPHFLFNTLNNIYYEAYREAPRTAKLIERLSDIMRYFVDESPKEEVSVATEVQFLENYIALEKIRIRHEIQLNFIKDCNAELRIPPMLLMTFVENIFKHGIDKSSSENEIHISLIQKDGYLFFETRNRIHDKTGTGEPNGFGIENLRKRLTLLYGSNFELAINNQGNYFNAFLKVPLA; this comes from the coding sequence ATGAAATTTTTAAAGTGGCAGGCAAGCATTGAGCAGTTACAATGGTTGATTTGGACGGCCGTTTTGTTTATTGTGTTTTTTACCTATTTACCTGAAGATGGTTTTTACCAGGCAGGCACGTTCGCAATTATAAACGTTGCTTTTTATGTTCTGCTTATTTATGGAAACATCAATTTCCTGTTTCCTCGCTTTTACCAGGAGGGAAAAAAGGTTCAATATCTAATTTATGTGGTGATTTTCCTGGTGGGCGGTGGTATGCTGCGTGGATACCTGATCATGTATATGGATATTCATTTTTTTGCGCAAAAGCCCACACCGATGACCATCCAAATGTTCATCTATTTTATAGTAGCCGGCTTTTTAACGTTTTTGCTCAGCTTTGTTTTCCGGATAGCCATTGCCTACTTTGCGTTAAAGCAACAGTCTGAAAAAATACTGGCACAAAAGAGCCAGGCCGAGCTTAACCTGCTAAAATCGCAGGTGCAGCCACATTTTTTATTCAACACGTTAAATAATATCTATTATGAGGCTTACCGGGAAGCACCGCGTACGGCAAAACTAATTGAGCGATTGTCAGACATTATGCGGTATTTTGTTGATGAAAGCCCAAAAGAGGAGGTTTCGGTGGCAACCGAAGTGCAGTTTCTTGAAAACTACATCGCGCTCGAAAAGATCCGGATCAGGCACGAAATTCAACTCAATTTTATTAAAGACTGTAATGCCGAACTCCGCATTCCGCCCATGCTGCTCATGACCTTTGTGGAAAATATATTTAAACATGGAATTGATAAATCAAGCAGCGAAAACGAGATCCATATTTCCCTGATTCAAAAAGACGGGTATTTATTTTTTGAAACCCGCAACAGGATCCATGACAAAACCGGCACAGGAGAGCCAAATGGTTTCGGCATTGAGAACCTGCGCAAGCGTTTAACACTATTGTATGGATCAAATTTTGAACTGGCCATTAATAACCAGGGCAATTACTTCAATGCTTTTTTGAAAGTTCCTTTAGCATGA
- a CDS encoding DUF2911 domain-containing protein, which translates to MKKNFNACIIMALIQLGLTGLVKAQLTALPDGDNKRAAVSEQIGLTDVEIRYSRPAVKNREGHIWGELVPAGFVYQGFGPSKSAPWRAGANECTSIEFSTGVKIEGQPLPAGKYGFFVAYGADECTLIFSKNSTSWGAFFYKPEEDALRVKVKPVAAEKSVERLKYEFTGQTQGSAIVQLQWEKLIIPFKIETDLINNQLASFKRELRGEKGFAWEGFDQAATFCAQHKINLDEALLWTDTATSKIFGGSQSFQAWSTKAMVLDSLGRYTEAEAAMKTALPFGTSNELYRYARTLIAAKKAKEALAILKMSYDKHPNEFITNAGMGRAYSALGDYKKALTYIRKAGAIAPNKNNKDAMEKLAKALQEGKDIN; encoded by the coding sequence ATGAAAAAAAATTTTAATGCCTGTATTATCATGGCCCTTATTCAGCTGGGCCTTACCGGCCTCGTTAAAGCACAGCTAACCGCTCTTCCTGATGGCGATAATAAAAGAGCGGCAGTTAGCGAGCAAATTGGACTTACTGATGTTGAAATCCGCTACAGCCGGCCCGCCGTTAAAAACAGGGAGGGGCATATTTGGGGCGAACTAGTGCCCGCTGGCTTTGTTTACCAGGGATTTGGCCCGTCAAAATCAGCACCGTGGCGGGCCGGTGCAAATGAATGCACCAGTATTGAATTTTCAACCGGCGTTAAAATAGAGGGTCAGCCTTTACCTGCGGGTAAATATGGCTTTTTTGTTGCCTACGGAGCAGACGAATGCACACTTATTTTTTCAAAAAACTCCACCTCATGGGGTGCTTTTTTTTACAAACCAGAAGAAGATGCTTTGCGTGTTAAAGTTAAGCCTGTTGCCGCAGAAAAAAGCGTTGAAAGGCTGAAGTACGAATTTACCGGGCAAACACAGGGAAGTGCCATAGTACAGCTGCAATGGGAAAAACTGATTATCCCTTTTAAGATTGAAACCGACTTGATAAACAATCAGCTAGCATCGTTCAAGCGGGAGTTGCGGGGCGAGAAAGGATTTGCCTGGGAGGGGTTTGACCAGGCAGCCACATTTTGTGCGCAACATAAGATAAACCTGGACGAGGCATTGTTATGGACGGATACAGCAACCAGCAAAATATTTGGCGGAAGCCAAAGTTTCCAGGCCTGGAGCACCAAAGCAATGGTATTAGATAGCCTCGGGCGCTATACCGAGGCAGAAGCAGCAATGAAAACAGCATTGCCGTTTGGCACCTCAAACGAGCTCTACCGATATGCGCGCACCCTGATTGCTGCTAAAAAGGCGAAGGAAGCCTTGGCAATTTTGAAAATGAGTTACGATAAGCACCCTAACGAATTCATCACCAATGCAGGCATGGGCCGCGCGTATTCAGCCCTGGGCGATTATAAAAAAGCGCTGACCTATATTCGAAAAGCAGGAGCCATAGCACCCAACAAAAACAACAAAGACGCGATGGAAAAACTGGCGAAAGCATTACAGGAGGGTAAAGACATTAATTGA
- a CDS encoding DUF3108 domain-containing protein — MKKFIYIIIMCFAVNLAFAQTDTIRLKDKRLLTSVLKPGLKQYLVYFQTPASPKTLRFWFWLRDIKTESRGGEKVFTITQHWYGNDTTSYREVYSVNKAADFAPVYHSETVKNIKSAYNWHSDKITGADTVKGNAKKDFSLAFNTPNFNWNLDIETFEMLPLAAGKTFAINFYDAGLDPPKYILYKVSGSEIVATLNDEKIDCWKLLTEGDYSGGHFSQTFWISKKGHEFLKEEDAFNGGYRYKVKMAQGAIDLMPRFKK, encoded by the coding sequence ATGAAGAAGTTCATTTACATCATTATAATGTGTTTTGCCGTAAATTTAGCATTTGCGCAAACAGATACTATCCGTTTAAAAGATAAACGGTTACTTACATCGGTACTAAAACCGGGACTTAAACAGTACCTGGTATATTTTCAAACACCGGCCTCGCCAAAAACATTACGATTTTGGTTTTGGTTACGCGACATTAAAACTGAAAGCCGCGGCGGTGAAAAAGTTTTCACCATAACACAGCATTGGTATGGAAACGATACCACCAGTTACCGTGAAGTATATTCGGTAAATAAAGCCGCTGACTTTGCGCCCGTATATCATTCCGAAACAGTAAAAAACATCAAGAGCGCCTATAACTGGCACAGCGACAAAATTACAGGTGCCGACACGGTGAAAGGGAACGCTAAAAAAGACTTCTCCCTGGCGTTTAACACCCCAAACTTTAACTGGAACCTGGATATAGAAACGTTTGAAATGCTGCCGCTGGCAGCCGGCAAAACATTTGCAATCAACTTTTACGATGCTGGGCTCGATCCACCGAAATACATTCTTTACAAAGTAAGCGGCAGCGAAATAGTAGCTACTTTAAATGATGAAAAAATTGACTGCTGGAAACTTCTAACAGAGGGAGATTATTCCGGAGGCCATTTTTCACAAACTTTCTGGATCAGCAAAAAAGGCCATGAGTTTTTAAAAGAAGAGGATGCCTTTAACGGCGGCTATCGTTATAAAGTTAAAATGGCGCAGGGGGCGATTGATCTTATGCCCCGTTTCAAAAAATAA
- a CDS encoding NYN domain-containing protein: protein MKDLRLAVLIDADNVPYANVKQMFEEITKYGTPTFKRIYADWTKPTVSGWKTVLLENAITPIQQYSYSTGKNSSDSAMIIDAMDILYSGKVDGFCIVSSDSDFTRLAIRLREAGMKVIGIGEKKTLIPFITACDKFIYIEILKAEEAAADEERKVRSSKKRNPPKNTPIDKVGQELLKLVKDSITDLGDENGWAYLGNLGTQILKKKPDFDSRNYGYPKMLPLIKSLNKFEFDERESGKGNIKHVYVKIK, encoded by the coding sequence ATGAAAGATCTGAGGCTCGCTGTTCTAATTGATGCGGATAACGTTCCGTATGCAAACGTGAAGCAAATGTTTGAGGAGATCACAAAGTATGGAACCCCAACTTTTAAAAGAATTTATGCCGACTGGACGAAGCCAACTGTATCGGGCTGGAAAACCGTATTGCTGGAAAACGCAATAACGCCTATCCAGCAGTATAGCTACTCAACAGGGAAAAACTCCAGCGATAGCGCCATGATCATTGATGCGATGGATATCTTATATTCAGGAAAGGTGGATGGCTTTTGTATCGTATCAAGCGATAGCGATTTTACACGGCTTGCCATAAGATTGAGAGAGGCAGGGATGAAAGTGATAGGGATTGGCGAAAAGAAAACACTGATTCCTTTTATTACAGCGTGCGATAAGTTTATCTACATCGAAATTTTGAAAGCCGAGGAAGCTGCGGCTGACGAGGAAAGGAAAGTAAGATCTTCGAAAAAAAGAAATCCGCCTAAAAATACGCCCATAGATAAAGTGGGGCAAGAATTGCTAAAACTGGTAAAAGACAGCATTACGGATCTTGGCGACGAAAACGGGTGGGCTTATTTAGGTAACCTGGGTACTCAAATATTAAAAAAGAAGCCCGATTTTGATTCGCGCAATTACGGTTATCCTAAAATGCTTCCGCTTATAAAAAGCCTCAATAAATTTGAATTTGACGAAAGGGAATCAGGCAAGGGTAATATCAAACACGTGTATGTTAAAATAAAATAA
- a CDS encoding phosphatase PAP2-related protein: MPTTTVKNVWKETWRLTYKRRLIIIGTIIMLSVVFTMPLFFGHIEKRPGTLINDPVLAAVPPHNVSVLIFAIIWGMVLLTLSRALYKPSIYIIYCWALIPITITRFITISIVPLAPPVGLIPLADPLTGIFYGQALITKDLFFSGHIATLTLMFLCLERRNDKIIGFLATIIVAGLLVVQHIHYSIDILASPGITYICYRLTRKFLDKDLVINVLT; this comes from the coding sequence ATGCCAACTACAACAGTAAAAAACGTCTGGAAAGAAACCTGGAGATTAACGTATAAACGCCGGCTTATCATCATTGGTACAATAATAATGCTTTCGGTAGTTTTCACCATGCCGCTTTTTTTCGGTCATATTGAAAAAAGACCGGGAACCCTTATAAACGACCCTGTTTTGGCGGCGGTTCCGCCGCACAATGTTTCGGTGCTTATTTTCGCTATCATCTGGGGTATGGTGCTGCTTACGCTATCGCGGGCGTTATATAAACCATCAATTTACATTATTTATTGCTGGGCGCTTATCCCAATCACCATTACCCGCTTTATCACTATCAGTATTGTGCCATTGGCTCCCCCCGTTGGGCTCATACCCCTGGCCGACCCTTTAACCGGAATATTTTATGGACAAGCACTTATAACCAAAGATCTGTTCTTTTCGGGCCACATAGCTACGTTAACCTTAATGTTTTTATGCCTTGAACGGAGGAACGATAAAATAATCGGCTTTTTAGCCACTATTATTGTGGCCGGTTTATTGGTAGTGCAGCATATCCATTACTCCATAGATATTTTGGCATCCCCGGGCATTACTTATATCTGTTACCGTTTAACACGCAAGTTCCTGGATAAGGATTTGGTTATAAACGTACTTACGTAA
- a CDS encoding MerC domain-containing protein → MDHSKHSSKLDNVGMTASILCAVHCAVVPFLITSLPLLGLGFLANPWVEWSMILFALLIGFYAIGLSYFRSHRRVLPLILLFGGFLIIITGHLYITNWREAIIVPFGGLLIATAHFFNYKYTAICRNANTLFHLKHSHPHKG, encoded by the coding sequence ATGGATCATTCAAAGCACTCTTCAAAGCTGGATAATGTGGGGATGACAGCCTCTATATTGTGTGCTGTGCATTGCGCCGTGGTGCCCTTTTTAATTACCAGTTTGCCTTTATTGGGCTTAGGCTTTTTAGCCAATCCCTGGGTAGAATGGAGTATGATCCTATTTGCATTATTGATTGGCTTTTATGCTATCGGCCTCTCCTATTTTCGTTCTCATCGTCGTGTTTTACCGCTGATTTTACTTTTTGGCGGGTTTTTAATAATTATAACCGGCCATTTATATATCACCAACTGGCGCGAGGCTATTATTGTGCCTTTTGGAGGTTTATTGATTGCTACAGCGCACTTTTTTAATTACAAGTACACCGCTATTTGCAGGAATGCCAACACCTTATTTCACTTGAAACACAGCCACCCTCATAAAGGCTAG
- a CDS encoding Fur family transcriptional regulator: MVHTHNNNFEGLLEKHHLKKTGPRLKVLSMLSAKNVATSQPDLESVMSDIDRVTLYRILSAFEEKGIIHKVFDLNGTANYAMCSSGCGEDHHHDEHLHFNCTNCKNVYCLDELNLPPIKLPKGFKPEGFTLYATGLCPKCSKTA, encoded by the coding sequence ATGGTTCACACGCATAACAACAATTTTGAAGGACTGCTTGAAAAGCATCATTTAAAGAAAACAGGGCCGCGCCTTAAGGTGCTATCCATGTTGTCTGCAAAAAATGTGGCGACGTCTCAGCCCGATCTGGAAAGCGTAATGAGCGATATTGACCGCGTAACTTTATACCGCATATTGAGCGCGTTTGAAGAAAAGGGCATTATCCATAAAGTTTTTGATTTAAATGGTACGGCAAATTATGCCATGTGTTCATCGGGCTGTGGCGAAGATCATCATCATGATGAGCACCTTCATTTTAATTGCACCAATTGTAAAAATGTGTACTGCCTGGACGAGCTTAACTTGCCCCCTATAAAACTTCCGAAGGGATTTAAACCCGAAGGATTCACCTTATACGCTACGGGCTTATGCCCCAAGTGCAGCAAAACGGCATAA
- a CDS encoding N-acetylmuramoyl-L-alanine amidase family protein, with product MTTNTNSLKVFVPLTLLLFFILTSFTIDDDVPKSSFKFKTIVIDAGHGGKDPGAHGSYSLEKNVTLAIAKKVEHLLKKTMDDVNVVMTRTSDKFVQLNKRADIANSINANLFVSIHCNSSPEGTAKIAHKEKGVMLLVYGFHRKEEQIEALRENASIYIEKDYKKNYAGYDEKDPASMIILNTFMQKYRKQSILFGDLLNDQFKNNDGRRSRGVKEQGVLVLAHSAMPAVLVETGYINNNAEEKYLNSEEGQNAIAASIVRAIKIYRKEISAR from the coding sequence ATGACCACGAACACCAACAGCTTAAAAGTATTTGTACCCCTTACCCTGTTATTGTTTTTTATTTTAACCTCATTCACTATTGATGACGATGTACCCAAATCATCGTTTAAGTTTAAAACTATAGTGATTGATGCAGGACATGGCGGAAAAGATCCCGGTGCACATGGCTCTTATTCGCTGGAAAAAAACGTAACACTGGCTATTGCAAAAAAGGTGGAACACCTGCTGAAAAAGACCATGGACGATGTAAACGTTGTAATGACCCGCACAAGCGATAAATTTGTTCAGTTAAACAAACGTGCTGACATTGCCAATAGCATCAACGCCAATCTTTTTGTTTCTATCCACTGCAATTCCTCGCCCGAAGGAACCGCTAAAATAGCGCATAAAGAAAAAGGGGTGATGCTTTTGGTATATGGCTTTCACCGTAAAGAGGAGCAAATAGAAGCACTGCGTGAAAATGCTTCTATCTATATTGAAAAGGATTATAAAAAGAATTACGCGGGATACGATGAAAAAGACCCTGCATCAATGATCATTTTAAACACCTTTATGCAAAAATATCGCAAACAGAGTATCCTTTTTGGCGATTTGCTAAACGATCAGTTTAAAAATAATGACGGGCGCAGGAGTCGTGGGGTTAAGGAACAAGGTGTTTTGGTTTTAGCGCATAGTGCAATGCCTGCCGTATTAGTTGAAACAGGTTATATCAACAATAATGCCGAGGAAAAGTACCTAAATTCAGAAGAAGGGCAAAATGCCATTGCTGCTTCTATCGTAAGGGCTATTAAAATTTATCGTAAAGAGATCAGCGCCAGGTAA